The genomic segment CCCGGCTGGCCACGTTGCTGATGATTATCAGCCCCACGTAAATCCAGGCCATGGCCCAATCCCATCGCCCGGCGGTAATAAACAGAATGGTTAACAGCAGGGCCATATAAACAATGGCCCGCATAACCATACGCGCCCGGCCGGCATTGGTTATCTCACTTTTTTTATTGGATGGGGTAACAGATGTGTTGACATTCATTTTATACCTCCTGGGTTCGATCAATTTCATCCACAATTTTGCCGTCGGCCAGCACAATGGTGCGTTTGGCCCGTTTAGCCAGATCGTTATCGTGAGTGACCATCAACATGGTTTTGCCCTGCTCCACCAAACCGGCAAACAGTTTGAACACCATCTCGGTGGTTTTGGAGTCCAAATTTCCCGTCGGCTCGTCGGCGGCCAGCATAGGCGGATCGTTGGCCAGGGCGCGGGCAATGGCGATGCTCTGCTGCTGCCCCCCTGAAAGCGCCGAGGGAAGGTGGTGGGCATAATGGGCCAGCTCTACCTGTTCCAGTAAATACATGGCCCGCTCAGGGCGTTCGGCAGGCGGATAAATTTGGCCATAGTCCATGGGCAACATCACGTTTTCAACGGCGGTGAGCGTTGGCAGCAATTGGAAAAACTGAAAAATAACGCCAATGGTGCGCCCCCGCCACACGGCGATTTGGCCATGTTTGAGCCGATGCACGGCCGTGTTGCCCACCATCACTTCCCCCGACGTGGGCCGGTCAATGCCGGTGATCATATTGATCAGGGTGGATTTACCGCTGCCCGACTTGCCGACAATGGAGACAAACTCGCCGGTGCCCACTTGCAAATCAAGGTTTTTAAGCGCGGTAAATGTGCCGGCTGCGCTTTCAAAAGTTTTTACCACATGGCGCAAGTCAACCAGAAGACCGTTGTCATCTACATATTGGCCGTTTGCTCCATTGGGTTTTTCCTGCTTAAGATTGATGCCAAACATCCGTTACCTCTTGTTGAGTTTCAGTAGAGCCAATGATTGGCCTGCATAGTTTGAGACTCCCTGAAACATGTTATACGAATATTAATACAAAAAATCGTACTCCAGGCTACGAAAAATCGTATTAATTCAGATTTTTAAGATATGCCGCATTGAGGTTAGCATAACAAACAAATACGCTTTTAGTCAATGCAAAATTGGCAAGTTAGGGAATCCTAACCGGCTGGGGAAGTTTGATCCTGGTTATCCTGGCCTTCAACGCACTTCACCAAGACAAGCGCCAGCCCCAAATCACGCACCCGGTTTAACACGCCATACAACGCCGCCTGATCTGGAAGTGGGCCGGATAGCACCGCATAGCCGTCGGGCCG from the Anaerolineae bacterium genome contains:
- a CDS encoding ABC transporter ATP-binding protein; amino-acid sequence: MFGINLKQEKPNGANGQYVDDNGLLVDLRHVVKTFESAAGTFTALKNLDLQVGTGEFVSIVGKSGSGKSTLINMITGIDRPTSGEVMVGNTAVHRLKHGQIAVWRGRTIGVIFQFFQLLPTLTAVENVMLPMDYGQIYPPAERPERAMYLLEQVELAHYAHHLPSALSGGQQQSIAIARALANDPPMLAADEPTGNLDSKTTEMVFKLFAGLVEQGKTMLMVTHDNDLAKRAKRTIVLADGKIVDEIDRTQEV